The window GCTATCGTCGAATCGTAATGGTGGATGTCCGGCATTGCGTTTATCACGGCGTCTGCGAGCCTTGGCTTTTCCATAAGGTCGCGCCAGTCGGCAAATACGTTTTCCTTTGGAATATTGAATTTCTTTACGAATCTCTCCCTCCGCTGGTCGTTCGCCTCCGCAACTGCAACATATTTGAACAGGTCGGGGTGTTTCTTCGCAAAAATCCCGAACATGACCTGACCCCTTTCGCCCGCCCCGAGGAGGGCGACTGTAACCGGTTTCTTTGCCATCATTCATCTCCTAATATATATTCCAATTCGGATATACTATTTTAATCACGGCGGAAATGCAAGCCTTTTACCCTTTTTTCAAAAACTCCATTATCTTCTTGCTTTATAAATAAAATCGTGCTATATTTTAAAATTAACGGTGGATACCGCATAAGGCTGATACAAGATTAGCCGAAGTTTATTCTTCTTTTTAGGAGACCGGTAATGTTTGGACTTGGTATGCCTGAGCTCATCATAATTCTTGTCTTGGCCCTTCTGATTTTCGGGGCCGGCAAGCTTCCTGAAGTCGGGGCTTCCCTCGGCAAAGGGATCAGGAACTTCAAAAAGGGCATCTCCAGCATAGATGACGAAATAAAAAGGGATGAGCCAGATCGTCCCGAAGAGATCGAGAAAAAGGGCTAGACCGTTTTTGCTTTGATTCGGTTTGTCGATGTGGGGGATGGGAAGGATGGGGGATCTTACTTACTAAAATGCGGGGGGACGGGGGGAATGCTGAAGTTTTTTTTATTTTGGGCCAATTTTTATTGACAGGGCCATTCTATATTGCTATATTGCCAGTTCGCGGCCCGGTGACGAATTGATTGCCATATTGATTGCCACACAGACTGACTGATTGCTGATTGATATTAAGATTGATGTTTTGACATTTTGAGGGCTTAAAAGAAGATTGACGCGGGGTAGAGCAGTCCGGTAGCTCGTCAGGCTCATAACCTGAAGGTCGCAGGTTCAAATCCTGCCCCCGCTACCAGTTCCAATAAAAAACGGGCGTCCACATAGTTTGATAACTTCCGTGGGTGCCCGTTTTTTTGTTGGTTTTATTATCTTTATATTTCAACAACCTCACCGGCATCAACCGCACGATTGCCGCGCCTGTGTTTTAAAAAAGGATATACAAGGGAACCACTCCTCGCAATGACAGCAAGGGGGAAAAAACATAGAAATATTCTGTCATCCTCAGCACCACTGGGAATCTATTCTGTCATTCCCGACCCGATCGGGAATCCAGTAAATATCAGGC is drawn from Candidatus Zymogenus saltonus and contains these coding sequences:
- the tatA gene encoding twin-arginine translocase TatA/TatE family subunit; amino-acid sequence: MFGLGMPELIIILVLALLIFGAGKLPEVGASLGKGIRNFKKGISSIDDEIKRDEPDRPEEIEKKG